A stretch of the Mycobacterium sp. ITM-2016-00317 genome encodes the following:
- the mqo gene encoding malate dehydrogenase (quinone) — translation MSEPQKTDVLLVGAGIMSATLSVLLRLVEPNWSMTLVERLDGAAAESSDPWNNAGTGHSALCELNYTPARPDGSIDIAKAVNVNEQFQVSRQFWTYAVENGVLPDVRSFLNPIPHVSFVSGADNVQYLRKRYNALVTNPLFATMEFIDSPDEFARRLPLMADGRDMREPVGLNWTQDGTDVDFGALSRQLLGYSAQQGMETLFGHQVTNLSQNSDSTWTVKVVNRRTGQKRTFNAKFVFVGAGGGALPLLQKAGIKEAKGFGGFPVGGQWLRTGKPELTARHQAKVYGLPPLGAPPMSVPHLDTRVINDKSWLLFGPFAGWSPKFLKQGKVTDLPFSVKPDNLVSMLGVGLTEMGLLKYLIGQLLLSEPARVENLRDFAPSAKDSDWELDIAGQRVQVIRKAKGKGGVLEFGTTVLAAADGSIAGLLGASPGASTAVPAMFDVMKRCFADRYPSWETRFKEIVPSLGVQLSDEPALFEQIWAHGTKVLKLDKPAGGVPATSGDVSTAGTEHTPTDAATV, via the coding sequence GTGTCAGAACCACAGAAGACAGACGTCCTGCTGGTCGGAGCGGGCATCATGAGCGCCACCCTGAGCGTGTTGCTGCGCCTGGTGGAACCCAACTGGTCGATGACGTTGGTCGAGCGCCTCGACGGTGCGGCGGCCGAGAGCAGCGATCCGTGGAACAACGCGGGCACCGGCCACTCCGCGCTGTGTGAGCTCAACTACACCCCGGCCCGGCCCGACGGCTCGATCGACATCGCCAAGGCGGTCAACGTCAACGAGCAGTTCCAGGTGTCGCGCCAGTTCTGGACCTACGCCGTCGAGAACGGTGTGCTGCCCGACGTGCGCAGCTTCCTCAACCCGATCCCGCACGTCAGCTTCGTCAGCGGCGCCGACAACGTGCAGTACCTGCGCAAGCGCTACAACGCGCTGGTCACCAACCCGCTGTTCGCGACCATGGAGTTCATCGACAGCCCCGACGAGTTCGCCCGCCGGCTGCCGCTGATGGCCGACGGCCGCGACATGCGCGAGCCGGTCGGCCTGAACTGGACCCAGGACGGCACCGACGTCGACTTCGGCGCGCTGTCGCGCCAGCTCCTCGGGTACAGCGCCCAGCAGGGGATGGAAACCCTGTTCGGCCACCAGGTGACGAATCTCAGCCAGAACTCCGACAGCACGTGGACGGTCAAGGTGGTCAACCGCCGGACCGGCCAGAAGCGCACGTTCAACGCGAAGTTCGTGTTCGTCGGTGCCGGCGGCGGTGCGCTGCCGCTGCTGCAGAAGGCCGGCATCAAGGAAGCCAAGGGCTTCGGTGGTTTCCCGGTCGGCGGTCAGTGGCTGCGCACCGGCAAGCCGGAGCTGACGGCCAGGCACCAGGCCAAGGTCTACGGGCTGCCGCCGCTGGGTGCGCCGCCGATGTCGGTGCCGCACCTGGACACCCGCGTGATCAACGACAAGTCGTGGCTGCTGTTCGGGCCGTTCGCGGGCTGGTCGCCGAAGTTCCTCAAGCAGGGCAAGGTCACCGATCTGCCGTTCTCGGTCAAACCCGACAACCTGGTGTCGATGCTAGGTGTGGGCCTGACCGAGATGGGACTGCTGAAGTACCTGATCGGCCAGCTGCTGCTCAGCGAGCCGGCCCGGGTGGAGAATCTGCGCGACTTCGCCCCCAGCGCAAAGGACTCCGACTGGGAACTCGACATCGCCGGACAGCGCGTGCAGGTGATCCGCAAGGCCAAGGGCAAGGGCGGGGTGCTGGAGTTCGGCACCACGGTGCTTGCCGCGGCCGACGGCAGCATCGCCGGTCTGCTCGGTGCATCGCCGGGAGCCTCGACCGCGGTGCCCGCGATGTTCGACGTGATGAAGCGCTGCTTCGCCGACCGGTACCCATCCTGGGAGACCAGGTTCAAGGAGATCGTGCCGTCGCTGGGTGTCCAATTGTCCGATGAGCCTGCGCTTTTCGAGCAGATCTGGGCGCACGGGACGAAGGTGCTCAAGCTCGACAAGCCCGCGGGCGGTGTGCCGGCCACCAGCGGGGACGTGTCGACCGCGGGCACCGAGCACACGCCGACCGACGCAGCGACCGTTTGA
- a CDS encoding alpha/beta hydrolase has protein sequence MSGWEPDVLPGYVRRTFALGPDPDGEGELVATLVRRGQAEPSARHAVLVVHGFTDYFFHTELADHFAARGFDFYAIDLHKCGRSHRAGQTPHFTTDLRRYDAELDAALDVVAAAGPVRVLMYGHSAGGLVVSWWLHRLRSRRPELHRHISGLVLNSPWLDLQGPAVLRTPAVSATLTAMRRLRKNSVVRRPGQGGYGATLHRDYGGDFDYNLQWKPVGGFPVTYGWIHAIRRAQARLHRGLDVGVPNLILRSDHSVREVADPERIQRGDAVLDVGQIARWAGCIGNRTTIVPIADAKHDVFLSLPEPRRAAYAELDRWLDWYLAETPQSPTPLNESGSHG, from the coding sequence GTGTCTGGATGGGAGCCCGACGTGCTGCCCGGATACGTGCGGCGCACCTTCGCGCTGGGGCCCGATCCCGACGGCGAGGGCGAGCTCGTCGCGACGCTGGTGCGCCGCGGCCAGGCGGAGCCGTCGGCGCGGCACGCGGTGCTGGTGGTGCACGGTTTCACCGACTACTTCTTCCACACCGAGCTCGCCGACCACTTCGCCGCCCGCGGGTTCGACTTCTATGCCATCGATCTGCACAAGTGCGGGCGGTCGCACCGGGCGGGCCAGACCCCGCACTTCACCACCGACCTGAGGCGCTACGACGCGGAGCTCGACGCCGCCCTCGACGTCGTCGCCGCCGCGGGTCCGGTGCGGGTGCTGATGTACGGGCATTCGGCGGGTGGGCTGGTGGTGTCGTGGTGGCTGCACCGCCTGCGCTCCCGGCGACCGGAACTGCACCGGCACATCTCGGGGCTGGTGCTCAACAGCCCGTGGCTGGACCTACAGGGCCCCGCGGTGCTGCGCACGCCGGCCGTGTCGGCGACGCTGACGGCCATGCGCCGGCTGCGCAAGAACTCGGTGGTGCGGCGCCCGGGCCAGGGTGGCTACGGCGCGACGCTGCACCGGGACTACGGCGGCGACTTCGACTACAACCTGCAGTGGAAACCGGTCGGCGGGTTCCCTGTCACCTACGGCTGGATCCACGCGATCCGGCGGGCCCAGGCCAGGTTGCACCGCGGCCTCGACGTCGGCGTGCCCAATCTGATCCTGCGGTCGGACCACAGCGTGCGCGAGGTCGCCGATCCGGAACGGATCCAGCGCGGCGACGCGGTGCTCGACGTCGGCCAGATCGCCCGCTGGGCGGGCTGTATCGGGAACCGGACGACGATCGTGCCGATCGCCGACGCCAAGCACGACGTGTTCCTGTCGCTGCCCGAGCCGCGCCGGGCGGCCTACGCCGAACTGGATCGCTGGCTGGACTGGTATCTGGCCGAGACTCCGCAATCCCCCACCCCACTGAACGAAAGCGGAAGCCATGGCTGA
- a CDS encoding GNAT family N-acetyltransferase, whose amino-acid sequence MAVALRRSWAKDLDAATLYELLKLRVEVFVVEQATPYPELDGRDLLAETRHFWLENPEGEVISTLRLMEEHPGGQKAFRIGRVCTKRSDRGHGHTARLLQAALAEVGDYPCHIDAQTYLEEMYGRHGFVRAGDEFLDDGIPHVPMVKP is encoded by the coding sequence ATGGCGGTCGCGTTGCGGCGCAGCTGGGCCAAGGACCTGGACGCCGCGACGCTCTACGAACTGCTGAAGCTGCGCGTCGAGGTGTTCGTCGTCGAACAGGCCACTCCGTACCCCGAACTCGACGGCCGCGACCTGCTGGCCGAGACGCGTCACTTCTGGCTGGAAAACCCTGAAGGAGAAGTCATTTCGACCTTGCGGTTGATGGAGGAGCATCCCGGCGGGCAGAAGGCGTTCCGGATCGGGCGGGTCTGCACCAAACGCAGCGACCGCGGCCACGGGCACACCGCCCGCTTGCTGCAGGCCGCGCTGGCCGAGGTGGGCGACTACCCGTGCCACATCGATGCGCAGACCTACCTGGAGGAGATGTACGGCAGGCACGGGTTCGTCCGTGCCGGCGACGAGTTCCTCGACGACGGCATCCCGCACGTGCCGATGGTGAAGCCGTGA
- a CDS encoding magnesium chelatase subunit D family protein codes for MLCAVRPDIGGVLIRGEKGTAKSTAVRGLAQVLSAAHKTSGEPGGHLVELPIGATEDRVVGSLDLQKVLRDGEHAFSPGLLARAHRGVLYVDEVNLLHDHLVDVLLDAAAMGRVHIERDGVSHSHDARFVLVGTMNPEEGELRPQLLDRFGLTVDVVASRDVDVRAEVIRARLAYEADPAAFAERYAAEDAELADRIAAARALVADVVLPDKELRRIAALCAAFDVDGMRADLVVARTAVAHAAWRGCAPGASAATGDVTGATGGITVGEEDIRIAAELALPHRRRRDPFDDPGLDQDRLDEAMEQAATESAAESAEGEPEPDPDPDPDGGGGGAPESGPQSPSDGQAQQRNSPPPTGQSAAPSDAFKTRALVVPGVGEGAPGRRSRARNRTGTVVSATAERESGHGMHVFATLLAAAGRKTGPGAVRPGPDDVRRAVREGREGNLVIFVVDASGSMAARDRMSAVGGATLSLLRDAYQRRDKVAVITFRGQDARVLLPPTSSVYIASRRLAQFDTGGKTPLAQGLLAARDMVVRERARDRARRSLVVVLTDGRATGGPDPLGRMRTAAARLVAEGAAAVVVDCETSYIRLDLAQDLARQLGAPAVRLAELRADNLTSLVKAQAGRDAA; via the coding sequence ATGCTGTGTGCGGTGCGGCCCGACATCGGCGGCGTGCTGATCCGCGGCGAGAAGGGCACCGCGAAGTCGACGGCCGTGCGCGGGCTGGCGCAGGTACTGTCGGCGGCGCACAAGACGTCTGGCGAGCCCGGCGGGCATCTGGTGGAACTGCCGATCGGCGCCACCGAGGACCGCGTGGTCGGCTCGCTCGATCTGCAGAAGGTGCTGCGCGACGGCGAACACGCGTTCTCGCCGGGTCTGCTGGCCCGCGCCCATCGCGGCGTGCTCTACGTCGACGAGGTCAACCTGCTGCACGATCACCTGGTCGACGTGCTGCTCGACGCGGCCGCGATGGGCCGGGTGCACATCGAGCGCGACGGTGTGTCGCACAGCCACGACGCGCGCTTCGTGCTCGTCGGCACGATGAACCCCGAAGAAGGCGAGCTGCGGCCGCAGTTGCTCGACCGGTTCGGCCTCACCGTCGACGTGGTGGCCTCCCGCGACGTCGACGTCCGCGCCGAGGTGATCCGCGCGCGGCTGGCCTACGAGGCAGATCCTGCGGCGTTCGCCGAACGGTACGCCGCCGAGGACGCCGAGTTGGCCGACCGGATCGCGGCCGCGCGGGCGTTGGTCGCCGATGTCGTGTTGCCCGACAAGGAATTACGGCGCATCGCCGCGCTGTGTGCGGCGTTCGACGTCGACGGGATGCGCGCCGACCTGGTGGTCGCGCGCACCGCTGTCGCGCACGCGGCGTGGCGAGGGTGCGCCCCCGGGGCGAGCGCAGCGACGGGTGATGTCACCGGGGCGACGGGTGGTATCACCGTCGGGGAAGAGGACATCCGGATCGCCGCCGAACTCGCGCTGCCGCACCGCCGCCGTCGCGATCCGTTCGACGATCCCGGCCTGGATCAGGATCGCCTCGACGAGGCGATGGAACAGGCCGCCACCGAGTCCGCCGCCGAGTCCGCCGAGGGGGAGCCCGAGCCGGACCCGGATCCGGATCCGGATGGCGGCGGTGGCGGTGCGCCCGAGAGCGGGCCGCAGTCCCCGTCCGACGGGCAGGCGCAGCAACGGAATTCGCCGCCGCCGACCGGGCAGAGTGCGGCTCCGTCGGATGCGTTCAAGACCAGGGCGCTGGTCGTCCCCGGTGTCGGGGAGGGCGCGCCCGGCCGCCGGTCGCGGGCCCGCAACCGCACCGGCACGGTCGTGTCGGCGACCGCGGAGCGCGAGTCCGGGCACGGCATGCACGTGTTCGCCACGCTGCTCGCGGCCGCGGGCCGCAAGACCGGCCCCGGCGCGGTGCGGCCCGGTCCCGACGACGTCCGGCGCGCGGTCCGGGAGGGTCGCGAGGGCAACCTGGTGATCTTCGTGGTCGACGCGTCCGGATCGATGGCGGCCCGGGACCGGATGTCGGCGGTGGGTGGGGCGACGCTGTCGCTGCTGCGCGACGCCTACCAGCGCCGGGACAAGGTCGCGGTCATCACCTTCCGCGGGCAGGACGCCCGCGTGCTGCTGCCGCCGACCTCGTCGGTCTACATCGCCAGCCGCAGGCTCGCACAGTTCGACACCGGCGGGAAAACACCGCTGGCGCAAGGTCTTCTGGCCGCACGCGACATGGTGGTCCGGGAACGGGCCCGGGACCGCGCGCGCCGCAGCCTGGTCGTGGTGCTCACCGACGGGCGGGCCACCGGCGGGCCGGACCCGCTCGGCCGGATGCGCACCGCGGCGGCCCGGCTGGTCGCCGAGGGGGCGGCCGCGGTCGTCGTCGACTGCGAGACGTCCTACATCCGGCTTGACCTGGCTCAGGACCTGGCCCGGCAGCTCGGCGCACCGGCCGTGCGCCTGGCCGAACTGCGGGCCGACAATCTGACGTCCCTGGTCAAGGCGCAGGCCGGCCGGGACGCCGCATAG
- a CDS encoding sigma-70 family RNA polymerase sigma factor, protein MTMAPISEDTVLERFERDVLPLIDQLYRAARRHTGSPADAEDLVQETMIKAYRGFHRFEDGTNVRAWLLRIMTNTWINSYRKTQCRPEEVLSEGITDAQLAGQARHSGTGLPSAELAALEAMGDAEVRDALARLREDQRLVVYYADVEGLRYREIAFILDIPLGTVMSRLHRGRRTLRTLLFDVATARGYLRGNQAA, encoded by the coding sequence ATGACAATGGCTCCCATTTCGGAGGACACCGTCCTGGAACGGTTCGAGCGCGACGTGCTACCGCTGATCGATCAGCTCTACCGGGCCGCGCGCCGGCACACCGGCAGCCCCGCAGACGCCGAGGATCTGGTGCAGGAGACGATGATCAAGGCGTACCGCGGATTCCACCGGTTCGAGGACGGCACCAACGTCCGCGCCTGGTTGCTGCGAATCATGACCAACACGTGGATCAACTCCTACCGCAAGACCCAGTGCAGACCGGAAGAGGTTCTCTCCGAAGGGATCACCGACGCGCAACTGGCCGGGCAGGCGCGCCACAGCGGCACCGGACTGCCGTCGGCCGAGCTCGCCGCGCTCGAAGCGATGGGCGACGCCGAGGTCAGAGACGCCCTCGCCCGGCTCCGCGAAGACCAGCGACTGGTCGTGTACTACGCCGACGTGGAAGGCCTGCGCTACCGCGAGATCGCGTTCATCCTCGACATTCCGCTCGGCACCGTGATGTCGCGTCTGCACCGCGGCAGGCGCACCCTGCGCACACTTCTGTTCGACGTCGCCACCGCCCGCGGCTACCTGCGCGGCAACCAGGCGGCATGA
- a CDS encoding HAMP domain-containing sensor histidine kinase, protein MKRIWQSWTLLRQLVVGVSVVVMVALVSVGTLTVLTMRSSVLGIIDDQLAAAADGTLSSVAKYRSTPGPEGQMPAAGAMKPLTQLIGQAPGNVVALIQNGQVVDSAYFGDGDAQRAPQAAVEKIAGLSWSDPHPRTVELPGLGWYRMVGLPGDGDELLVTGASRTPAWDVMVRETAIVSGITAIALLITALSTVAIVRFALRPLRRVAATASEVAGLPLDRDNYAITPRVPGVDTDPRTEVGSVGDTLNRLLDHVEQALADVAASDRRMRQFITDASHELRTPLAAILGYAELTRQDSSVLPETTEYSLARIEAEAQRMHALVADLLLLARLDEGQDRQTTDVDLADLVVDAVNDAAVCAPEHRWRISVPDDVSENVVNVLGDRAQLHQMLANLLANARVHTPAGTTVTTTVSAAAGYVALTVADDGPGIDAQLLPHLFERFVRADKSRSRQNGSFGLGLAIVASIVESHGGTIVATSGSGVTAFRIRLPAAPVGAAQPVSA, encoded by the coding sequence ATGAAGCGCATCTGGCAGAGCTGGACCCTGTTGCGCCAACTCGTCGTCGGCGTATCGGTGGTCGTGATGGTCGCGCTGGTCTCGGTCGGGACGTTGACGGTGCTGACGATGCGCTCGTCGGTGCTCGGCATCATCGACGACCAGTTGGCCGCCGCGGCCGACGGCACGCTCAGCTCGGTGGCCAAGTACCGCAGCACACCGGGGCCGGAGGGTCAGATGCCCGCGGCGGGCGCGATGAAACCGCTGACGCAGCTGATCGGGCAGGCGCCCGGCAACGTCGTTGCCCTGATCCAGAACGGACAGGTGGTGGACTCGGCCTACTTCGGGGACGGGGATGCGCAGCGCGCGCCGCAGGCCGCGGTCGAGAAGATCGCCGGGCTGTCGTGGTCGGACCCGCACCCGCGCACCGTCGAGTTGCCCGGGCTGGGGTGGTACCGCATGGTCGGGCTGCCCGGCGACGGCGACGAACTCCTGGTCACCGGGGCATCTCGGACCCCCGCGTGGGACGTGATGGTGCGGGAGACCGCGATCGTGTCCGGGATCACCGCGATCGCGCTGCTGATCACCGCGCTGAGCACGGTCGCGATCGTCCGGTTCGCGCTGCGCCCGCTGCGCCGCGTCGCCGCGACCGCGTCGGAGGTGGCGGGCCTGCCGCTGGACCGGGACAACTACGCGATCACGCCGCGCGTCCCGGGCGTCGACACCGATCCGCGCACCGAGGTCGGATCGGTCGGCGACACCCTCAACCGGCTGCTCGACCACGTCGAGCAGGCGCTGGCCGACGTCGCCGCGTCCGACCGGCGGATGCGCCAGTTCATCACCGACGCCAGCCACGAACTGCGCACTCCGCTGGCCGCCATCCTCGGTTACGCGGAGTTGACCCGCCAGGACAGCTCGGTGCTGCCGGAGACCACCGAGTACTCGCTGGCCCGCATCGAGGCCGAGGCGCAGCGGATGCACGCGCTGGTGGCCGATCTGCTGCTGCTTGCCCGCCTCGACGAGGGTCAGGACCGCCAGACCACCGACGTCGACCTCGCCGACCTGGTCGTCGACGCCGTCAACGATGCGGCGGTGTGCGCACCGGAGCACCGCTGGCGGATCTCGGTGCCCGACGACGTGTCCGAGAATGTGGTGAACGTGCTCGGCGACCGGGCCCAGCTGCACCAGATGCTGGCCAATCTGCTGGCCAATGCGCGGGTGCACACCCCGGCGGGCACCACGGTCACCACCACGGTGTCGGCCGCAGCCGGGTACGTCGCGCTGACGGTGGCCGACGACGGTCCGGGGATCGACGCGCAACTGCTGCCGCATCTGTTCGAACGGTTCGTGCGCGCCGACAAGTCCCGGTCGCGGCAGAACGGGAGTTTCGGGCTGGGCCTGGCGATCGTGGCCTCGATCGTCGAGTCGCACGGCGGCACGATCGTCGCCACCTCCGGCTCGGGAGTCACGGCATTCCGCATCCGGCTGCCCGCCGCGCCGGTCGGCGCCGCGCAGCCGGTGTCAGCGTGA
- the mtr gene encoding mycothione reductase: MADFDIAIIGTGSGNSILDERYVDKRVAICEKGLFGGTCLNVGCIPTKMFVYAAGVAEQIRESSRFGVDGHIDGVRWTDIVSRVFGRIDPLASGGEHYRRSSPNVEVFASHTRFAGREADGAYRLRTDDGDEFTAEQVVIAAGARATVPPAIADCGVRYHTSDTIMRISELPEHLVIVGGGFVAAEFAHVFSSLGSRVTIVLRGTTMLTHSDDTVCERFTDIAGKKWEIRSRRNIVASKSTGPDDSGVTLVLDDDSTVRADALLVATGRIPNGDQLDAHLAGVEVADGRVVVDEFQRTTARNVFALGDISSPYQLKHVANHEARVVKHNLLQDWDDTEALMPANHRHVPSAVFTEPQIASVGLTENQARAAGYRIRSKVQDYGDVAYGWAMEDSTGFAKLIVDDDTGLLLGAHIMGHQASSIIQPLVQAMAFDLPAQDMARGQYWIHPALPEVVENALLALCGEPPWPPSKRH, from the coding sequence ATGGCTGACTTCGACATCGCGATCATCGGCACCGGCTCCGGGAACTCGATCCTGGACGAGCGCTACGTCGACAAGCGGGTGGCGATCTGCGAGAAGGGCCTGTTCGGCGGCACCTGCCTCAACGTCGGTTGCATCCCCACCAAGATGTTCGTCTACGCCGCCGGGGTGGCCGAGCAGATCCGGGAGTCGAGCCGGTTCGGCGTGGACGGCCATATCGACGGCGTGCGCTGGACGGACATCGTGTCGCGGGTGTTCGGCCGCATCGACCCCCTGGCCAGCGGCGGCGAACACTACCGGCGGTCCTCGCCGAACGTCGAGGTCTTCGCCAGCCACACCCGGTTCGCCGGCCGCGAAGCCGACGGCGCGTACCGGCTGCGCACCGACGACGGCGACGAGTTCACCGCCGAGCAGGTGGTGATCGCCGCAGGCGCGCGGGCCACGGTGCCGCCGGCGATCGCCGACTGCGGGGTCAGATACCACACCAGCGACACGATCATGCGGATCTCGGAGCTGCCCGAGCACCTGGTCATCGTCGGCGGCGGGTTCGTGGCGGCCGAGTTCGCGCACGTGTTCTCCTCGCTGGGTTCGCGGGTGACGATCGTGCTGCGCGGGACGACCATGCTGACCCACTCTGACGACACCGTCTGCGAGCGGTTCACCGACATCGCGGGCAAGAAGTGGGAGATCCGCAGCAGGCGCAACATCGTGGCCAGCAAGTCGACGGGCCCGGACGACTCAGGCGTGACGCTGGTCCTCGACGACGACTCCACCGTGCGCGCCGACGCGCTGCTGGTGGCCACCGGCCGCATCCCCAACGGTGACCAGCTCGACGCGCACCTGGCCGGCGTCGAGGTCGCCGACGGTCGGGTCGTGGTCGACGAATTCCAGCGCACCACGGCACGCAACGTCTTCGCACTCGGCGACATCAGCTCGCCCTATCAGCTCAAACACGTCGCCAACCACGAGGCCCGGGTGGTCAAGCACAATCTGCTGCAGGACTGGGACGACACCGAGGCCCTGATGCCGGCCAACCACCGCCACGTGCCGTCGGCGGTGTTCACCGAACCCCAGATCGCGTCGGTCGGGTTGACCGAGAACCAGGCGCGCGCAGCGGGTTACCGCATCCGGTCCAAGGTGCAGGACTACGGCGACGTGGCCTACGGCTGGGCGATGGAGGACTCCACCGGGTTCGCGAAGCTGATCGTCGACGACGACACCGGGCTGTTGCTCGGCGCGCACATCATGGGCCATCAGGCGTCGTCGATCATCCAGCCGCTGGTGCAGGCGATGGCGTTCGACCTGCCCGCCCAGGACATGGCGCGGGGTCAGTACTGGATCCACCCGGCACTGCCCGAGGTGGTCGAGAACGCGTTGCTGGCGCTGTGCGGGGAACCTCCGTGGCCGCCATCCAAGCGACACTGA
- a CDS encoding ArsR/SmtB family transcription factor: MEDQQLVERASSALADVDTPSWAQRFDLVSDPHRLEILLCLHRAPGICVSDLAAALGRSENAVSQALRVLRQQGWVNSTRAGRSVAYRLEDETVHDLLHWIGARHG; encoded by the coding sequence GTGGAGGATCAGCAGCTCGTCGAGCGGGCGTCGTCGGCGCTGGCCGACGTGGACACGCCGAGCTGGGCGCAGCGGTTCGACCTGGTGTCGGATCCGCACCGGCTGGAGATCCTGCTGTGTCTGCACCGCGCGCCGGGGATCTGCGTCAGCGACCTCGCCGCCGCGCTGGGCAGGTCGGAGAACGCAGTGTCGCAGGCGCTTCGGGTGCTGCGCCAGCAGGGCTGGGTCAACAGCACCCGCGCGGGACGGTCGGTGGCCTACCGGTTGGAGGACGAGACCGTGCACGATCTGCTGCACTGGATCGGCGCCAGGCACGGCTGA
- a CDS encoding response regulator transcription factor, with protein sequence MYCADGSPIRVLLVDDERALTNLVKMALRYEGWEIDVAHDAAEAVAAYRANTPDLMVLDIMLPDMDGLGVLAALRESGDYTPTLFLTARDSVADRVTGLTAGGDDYMTKPFSLEELVARLRGLLRRSAYLTPADDESLSVGDLTLEVASREVTRAGEPVALTSTEFELLRLLMRHQRKALTRNDILRQVWDYDFGGRTSIVDLYVSYLRKKIDAGRDPLIHTVRGVGYMLRPAR encoded by the coding sequence ATGTATTGCGCGGACGGGTCGCCGATCCGCGTCCTGCTCGTCGACGACGAGCGCGCGCTGACCAATCTGGTGAAGATGGCGCTGCGGTACGAGGGGTGGGAGATCGACGTCGCCCACGACGCCGCCGAGGCCGTTGCCGCCTATCGCGCCAACACCCCCGACCTGATGGTGCTGGACATCATGCTGCCCGACATGGACGGGCTCGGCGTGCTGGCGGCGCTGCGCGAGTCCGGTGACTACACCCCGACGCTGTTCCTGACCGCGCGCGACTCCGTCGCCGACCGGGTGACCGGCCTGACCGCCGGTGGCGACGACTATATGACCAAGCCGTTCTCGCTGGAGGAGCTCGTCGCGCGGCTGCGCGGACTGCTGCGCCGGTCGGCCTACCTCACCCCGGCCGATGACGAGTCGCTGTCGGTGGGCGATCTCACGCTCGAGGTCGCCAGCCGCGAGGTGACCCGGGCCGGGGAGCCGGTCGCACTGACCTCCACCGAGTTCGAGCTGCTGCGGCTGCTGATGCGTCATCAACGGAAAGCGTTGACCCGCAACGATATTCTGAGGCAGGTGTGGGATTACGACTTTGGCGGGCGGACCAGCATCGTCGACCTCTACGTGTCGTATCTGCGGAAGAAGATCGACGCGGGCCGCGATCCGCTGATCCACACCGTCCGCGGCGTCGGCTACATGCTGCGGCCCGCCCGATGA